The following coding sequences lie in one Periophthalmus magnuspinnatus isolate fPerMag1 chromosome 24, fPerMag1.2.pri, whole genome shotgun sequence genomic window:
- the LOC117392999 gene encoding thyroxine 5-deiodinase-like has product MHDSGGVHMSGGVQMSGGVHMSGGVQISGGVQMARALKHAALCLMLLPRFLLAAVMLWLLDFLCIRRKMLLKMGQGQDGADDPPVCVSDENKMFTVESLRAVWYGQKLDFLKSAHLGRTAPNTEVVLVHERRPVRLLDCMKGKRPLILNFGSCSUPPFMMRLAAFQRIVRQYADIADFLVVYIEEAHPSDGWVSTDAPFQIPKHRCLEDRLRAAQLMLSEVPGSNIVVDNMDNSSNAAYGAYFERLYIVRDEQVVYQGGRGPEGYRISELRNWLEEYRNNELHSAVLHV; this is encoded by the coding sequence ATGCACGACTCCGGGGGGGTCCATATGTCCGGAGGGGTCCAGATGTCCGGAGGGGTCCATATGTCCGGAGGGGTCCAGATCTCTGGGGGGGTCCAGATGGCGCGGGCGCTGAAGCACGCGGCGCTGTGCCTGATGCTGCTGCCGCGCTTTCTGCTCGCCGCGGTGATGCTGTGGCTGCTGGACTTCCTGTGCATCCGGAGGAAAATGCTGCTGAAGATGGGCCAGGGGCAGGACGGGGCGGACGACCCGCCCGTGTGCGTGTCGGACGAGAATAAGATGTTTACGGTTGAGTCGCTGCGGGCGGTGTGGTACGGACAGAAACTGGACTTTCTGAAATCCGCGCACCTCGGGCGGACTGCGCCGAACACAGAAGTGGTGCTGGTGCACGAGCGCAGGCCGGTGCGGCTGCTGGACTGTATGAAAGGGAAGAGACCGCTGATCCTCAACTTCGGCAGCTGCTCCTGACCGCCGTTCATGATGCGGCTGGCCGCCTTCCAGAGGATCGTGCGCCAGTACGCAGACATTGCGGACTTTCTGGTGGTGTATATAGAGGAGGCGCACCCGTCCGACGGCTGGGTGAGCACGGACGCGCCGTTCCAGATTCCCAAGCACCGGTGCCTGGAGGACCGGCTCCGAGCGGCGCAGCTGATGCTGTCCGAGGTCCCGGGCAGCAACATCGTGGTGGACAACATGGACAACTCGTCCAACGCGGCGTACGGAGCCTACTTCGAGAGACTTTACATCGTGAGGgacgagcaggtggtgtaccAGGGCGGCAGGGGCCCCGAGGGATACCGCATCTCAGAGCTCCGAAACTGGCTGGAGGAGTACAGGAACAATGAGCTGCACTCGGCTGTGCTGCATGTGTAA